A region from the Oceanidesulfovibrio marinus genome encodes:
- a CDS encoding HprK-related kinase B, with protein sequence MTRLTTAKSFLADTLTGLEIAGALHLDFDGYRTEVSSNSQELLDALGDYFRDFLSDGAENAHTVIHALEDAAPEPSDLGVEFTEKQPDPGKTKIKEEYAELPDGRAVRKRLTGMLFVFGGGVNVALGPCLENDNQVVNFVNNRFIEWTLDRGSLLFHAAGVAKNGRGMAFAGFSGMGKSTLALHVMRLQTDFVSNDRLMVQRDAQGDAGTGLVMYGVAKMPRINPGTVLHNPSLTPVMDDEERDRFAAMPQSELWTLEHKYDAFIDECFGEGRFRLAAPMSCLVLLNWQRDGGELIVSRVDLSRREDLMPAFMKSPGLFYRPGDDAQLDFSEQAYRELLDRCPVYELSGGVDFERAAKKCVAILEG encoded by the coding sequence ATGACGCGCCTGACCACCGCCAAATCGTTTCTGGCCGACACGCTGACCGGCCTGGAGATCGCAGGCGCCCTGCATCTCGATTTCGACGGCTACCGCACCGAGGTGAGCTCCAACTCCCAGGAGCTGCTGGACGCCCTGGGCGACTACTTTCGTGACTTTCTCTCCGATGGTGCAGAGAACGCGCACACCGTGATCCACGCGTTGGAGGACGCCGCGCCGGAACCTTCGGACCTGGGCGTGGAGTTCACCGAAAAGCAGCCCGATCCCGGCAAGACCAAGATCAAGGAAGAGTACGCTGAGCTTCCGGACGGCCGGGCCGTGCGCAAGCGGCTCACCGGCATGCTCTTCGTCTTCGGCGGCGGCGTGAATGTCGCCCTGGGGCCGTGCCTTGAGAACGACAACCAGGTGGTCAACTTCGTCAACAACCGCTTCATCGAGTGGACTCTGGACCGCGGCAGCTTGCTGTTCCACGCCGCCGGCGTTGCCAAGAACGGTCGCGGCATGGCCTTTGCCGGCTTCTCCGGCATGGGCAAGTCCACTCTGGCCTTGCACGTGATGCGGCTGCAGACGGATTTCGTGTCCAACGATCGGCTCATGGTCCAGCGCGACGCCCAAGGGGACGCCGGGACCGGGCTCGTCATGTACGGCGTTGCCAAGATGCCGCGCATCAACCCCGGCACCGTGCTGCACAACCCCAGCCTGACGCCGGTGATGGACGACGAGGAGCGCGACCGCTTCGCCGCCATGCCCCAGAGCGAGCTCTGGACCCTGGAGCACAAGTACGACGCCTTTATCGACGAGTGCTTTGGCGAGGGCCGCTTCCGCCTGGCCGCGCCCATGTCCTGTCTTGTGCTGCTCAACTGGCAGCGCGACGGCGGCGAGCTCATCGTCAGTCGCGTCGATCTTTCCCGGCGGGAAGACCTCATGCCGGCGTTCATGAAGTCTCCGGGTTTGTTCTACCGGCCTGGCGACGATGCGCAGCTCGATTTCTCGGAGCAGGCCTACCGGGAGCTGCTCGACAGATGTCCGGTGTACGAGCTCTCCGGCGGTGTGGATTTCGAGCGCGCCGCCAAGAAGTGCGTCGCCATTCTGGAAGGGTAA
- a CDS encoding PhoU domain-containing protein has translation MGPLENVLQKEGIAENLRFMVIEVVKQVENTRKVLETMDPKIIESVTARDDYIDNLKSVIENKCYSAINRSGPRNPRSVDILRASITVSTNLERIGDFAVNIVGQSEYLKDKDFIQRFDLPKFFDAVLTALNQVFTAMIRQDMSQAFKICRSEFTLDFLYKIQFDRILNELRSGKETENLITSHLILRYLERMGDSLLNIGEAIIFAALGEKFKIRQYEALRETLAKSGVEVPISEVEFHSIWGTRSGCRIGLVTDRSRSQKEDTGCDVEGGGERVEKASGVLFKEGNRKKLLQEMENINRWESILPGLPPKVLAHQEDGSQASMLIEYLSGCTFQDVVLTAEAEIIENALFLLEQTLLSVWEHTITMAPIKAGFIKQMESRLDDVLRLYPNFEWATKTIGSMKIVSFDDMLKQARDIENELESPYSVFIHGDFNINNIVYDHEAQRIHFIDLHRSKLADPLQDISVFVVSNYRLPIFDLYSRARLNRVAKRIYHFSKDFGVEHGDTTFDARLALGLARSFITSTRFELNMHFAKDMFLRGVYFLEKLLDHKGRPWDEFVLSEDALVY, from the coding sequence ATGGGACCCCTGGAAAACGTCCTTCAGAAGGAAGGCATTGCTGAAAATTTGCGCTTCATGGTGATCGAGGTGGTCAAGCAGGTGGAGAACACCCGCAAGGTGCTCGAAACCATGGACCCCAAGATCATCGAGTCCGTCACCGCGCGTGACGACTACATCGACAATCTCAAGAGCGTGATCGAGAACAAGTGCTACTCCGCGATCAACCGCTCCGGGCCGCGCAATCCCCGCTCTGTGGATATTCTGCGCGCGTCTATCACGGTTTCCACCAACCTCGAGCGCATCGGCGACTTCGCCGTGAACATCGTGGGCCAGTCCGAGTATCTGAAGGACAAGGACTTCATTCAGCGCTTCGACCTGCCCAAGTTCTTCGACGCCGTGCTCACGGCCCTCAACCAGGTCTTTACGGCCATGATCCGGCAGGACATGTCCCAGGCGTTCAAGATCTGCCGCAGCGAGTTCACCCTGGACTTCCTCTACAAGATACAGTTCGACCGCATTCTCAACGAGCTGCGCTCCGGCAAGGAGACCGAAAACCTCATCACGAGCCACCTCATCCTGCGCTACCTGGAGCGCATGGGCGACTCCCTGCTGAACATCGGCGAGGCCATCATCTTCGCCGCCCTGGGGGAGAAGTTCAAGATCCGCCAGTACGAGGCCCTGCGCGAGACCCTGGCCAAGAGCGGGGTGGAGGTGCCCATCTCCGAGGTGGAGTTCCACTCCATCTGGGGCACGCGCTCCGGCTGCCGCATCGGCCTGGTCACGGACCGCTCTCGTAGCCAGAAAGAGGACACCGGGTGCGACGTGGAAGGCGGAGGCGAACGCGTGGAAAAGGCCTCCGGCGTGCTCTTCAAGGAGGGCAACCGCAAGAAGCTCCTGCAGGAGATGGAGAACATCAACCGTTGGGAGTCCATTCTGCCGGGCCTGCCGCCCAAGGTGCTAGCCCACCAGGAGGACGGCTCCCAGGCCTCCATGCTCATCGAGTACCTCAGCGGCTGCACCTTCCAGGACGTGGTGCTCACGGCCGAGGCCGAAATCATCGAGAATGCACTCTTCCTGCTGGAGCAGACCCTGCTCTCCGTCTGGGAGCACACCATCACCATGGCACCCATAAAAGCCGGCTTCATCAAGCAGATGGAGTCCCGGCTGGATGACGTGCTGCGGCTCTACCCCAACTTCGAGTGGGCGACGAAGACCATCGGCTCCATGAAGATCGTCTCCTTCGATGACATGCTGAAGCAGGCCAGGGATATCGAGAACGAGCTGGAGTCTCCGTACTCGGTCTTCATCCACGGCGACTTCAACATCAACAACATCGTCTACGACCACGAGGCCCAGCGCATCCACTTTATCGACCTGCACCGCTCCAAGCTGGCCGATCCGCTGCAGGACATATCCGTGTTTGTGGTTTCCAACTACCGCCTGCCCATCTTCGATCTCTACAGTCGGGCGCGGCTGAACCGTGTGGCCAAGCGCATCTACCACTTCTCCAAGGACTTCGGAGTGGAGCACGGCGACACCACCTTTGACGCGCGGCTCGCTCTGGGCCTGGCGCGCAGCTTCATCACCTCCACCCGGTTCGAGCTCAACATGCACTTTGCCAAGGATATGTTCCTGCGCGGCGTCTACTTCCTGGAAAAGCTGCTGGATCACAAAGGCCGGCCCTGGGACGAGTTCGTCCTGTCCGAAGACGCGCTCGTTTACTAG
- a CDS encoding GAK system XXXCH domain-containing protein: MSSESKRKYEFMVGAEEAPDFLAKIADGMRQGCLSIGDVELVFDGFKSLSLSFKESVGGYKAKVKLKYAQPDHAPDCECPACKAAQEYGIGKEGKPKYGSLKKRMKSDFKAIHQALRNGALPGGDVMARFIEDSRVMCTYPGKGDEYYPQYLEAVDAFAVAVEQGDLQAATARQNDLYQRMQDCHDEYK, translated from the coding sequence ATGTCCAGTGAATCCAAGCGCAAGTACGAGTTTATGGTCGGCGCCGAGGAAGCGCCCGACTTTTTGGCCAAGATCGCGGATGGCATGCGCCAGGGCTGCCTCTCTATCGGCGACGTGGAGCTGGTCTTCGACGGCTTCAAGAGCTTATCCCTCTCCTTCAAGGAAAGCGTCGGCGGCTACAAGGCCAAGGTGAAGCTGAAGTACGCGCAGCCAGACCACGCGCCGGACTGCGAGTGCCCGGCATGCAAGGCCGCGCAGGAGTATGGCATCGGCAAGGAGGGCAAGCCCAAGTACGGCTCCCTCAAGAAGCGGATGAAGAGCGATTTCAAGGCCATCCACCAGGCGTTGCGCAACGGCGCCCTGCCCGGCGGGGATGTCATGGCGCGGTTCATCGAAGACAGCAGGGTGATGTGCACCTACCCGGGCAAGGGCGACGAGTACTACCCCCAGTATCTGGAAGCCGTGGACGCCTTTGCAGTGGCCGTGGAGCAGGGCGATCTGCAGGCGGCTACGGCGCGGCAGAACGATCTCTACCAGAGAATGCAAGACTGCCACGACGAGTACAAGTAG
- a CDS encoding amphi-Trp domain-containing protein: protein MGSDINFKHESLQDIDSLLKYLKAITEGLETGKIRLSTKNKELLLEPRGLVKFDVEAKRKGDFRKFSLKFSWKDEEDPAAGDEPLIVQPS from the coding sequence ATGGGATCGGACATCAATTTCAAGCATGAGAGCCTGCAGGACATCGACTCTCTGCTCAAGTACCTCAAGGCCATTACGGAAGGCCTGGAGACAGGCAAGATACGCCTTTCCACCAAGAACAAGGAGCTGCTGCTGGAGCCGCGCGGGCTGGTCAAGTTCGATGTGGAGGCCAAGCGTAAGGGCGACTTCCGCAAGTTTTCGCTCAAGTTCAGCTGGAAGGACGAAGAAGACCCGGCCGCCGGCGATGAACCTCTCATCGTCCAACCTTCGTAA
- the pstB gene encoding phosphate ABC transporter ATP-binding protein PstB, with protein sequence MSTVKMYASNLDFYYGDFKALHDVNLEFTERQVTALIGPSGCGKSTFLRCLNRMNDLIPISRVQGEIRIDNEDIYSPKLDVVELRRRVGMVFQKPNPFPKSIYDNVAYGLRVNGVRDEQFIRNKVENSLRRAALWDEVSDRVHSSALGLSGGQQQRLCIARAIAVDPEVLLMDEPASALDPIATQKVEELIHELKENYTIIIVTHSMQQAARVSDTTAFFYMGKLVEIGPTEKMFTRPDKKQTEDYITGRFG encoded by the coding sequence ATGAGCACGGTGAAGATGTACGCATCGAACCTCGATTTTTACTACGGGGATTTCAAGGCGCTGCACGACGTGAACCTGGAGTTCACCGAACGCCAGGTGACGGCCCTCATAGGCCCGTCCGGTTGCGGCAAGTCCACGTTTCTGCGCTGCCTGAACAGGATGAACGACCTCATCCCAATCTCCCGGGTTCAAGGTGAGATCCGCATCGACAATGAGGACATCTACAGCCCGAAGCTGGACGTTGTAGAGCTCAGGAGGCGGGTGGGCATGGTTTTTCAGAAGCCCAACCCGTTCCCAAAATCCATCTACGACAACGTAGCCTACGGGCTGCGGGTCAACGGCGTTCGCGACGAGCAGTTCATCCGGAACAAGGTGGAAAACAGCCTGCGCCGGGCCGCCCTGTGGGACGAGGTCTCGGACCGCGTGCACTCGTCCGCCCTGGGGCTTTCCGGCGGCCAGCAGCAGCGGCTGTGCATTGCGCGGGCCATCGCCGTGGACCCGGAGGTTCTGCTTATGGACGAGCCGGCCTCGGCCCTGGACCCCATTGCCACGCAGAAGGTGGAGGAGCTCATCCACGAGCTCAAGGAGAACTACACGATCATCATCGTGACCCACAGCATGCAGCAGGCCGCCCGCGTTTCCGACACCACGGCCTTTTTCTACATGGGCAAGCTCGTGGAGATCGGCCCCACGGAAAAGATGTTCACCAGGCCTGACAAAAAACAGACCGAAGACTATATCACCGGACGCTTCGGTTAA
- a CDS encoding GAK system ATP-grasp enzyme has translation MKKIAVYGVPGGWSSELLADTVKAETGFRCLVDPETVALDLEREEVWAHGQPLHELDAIIVKKAGPFYSPLLLDRLEILRYLKQRRGIPIFSDPEIILRVLDRSSCTVTLAAGGVPMPPTALTESVDEALDFLERYGRAVFKPIYSTKARGMLVVENGPDARARVEAFQEHNPFMYLQQMVKHPGKDLGVAFLGGEYLATYARAGNKDSWNTTTRSGGKYEPYEPGEEIIELAHEAQALFGLDFTSVDVVETPDGPKVFEVSAFGGFRGLRDANGIDAAKLYVDYVLGRIGR, from the coding sequence ATGAAAAAGATAGCCGTATACGGCGTGCCTGGAGGCTGGTCCTCCGAGCTGCTTGCCGACACCGTGAAGGCCGAGACCGGGTTCCGCTGCCTTGTGGACCCCGAGACCGTGGCCCTGGACCTGGAGCGTGAGGAGGTCTGGGCCCACGGCCAGCCCCTGCACGAGCTGGATGCGATCATCGTGAAGAAGGCCGGGCCGTTCTACTCGCCGCTGCTGTTGGACCGGCTGGAGATCCTGCGCTATCTCAAGCAACGCCGCGGCATTCCGATTTTTTCCGATCCCGAGATCATCCTCCGCGTGCTGGACCGCTCCAGCTGCACCGTGACCCTGGCCGCCGGCGGCGTGCCCATGCCGCCCACGGCCCTGACCGAGAGTGTGGACGAGGCCCTGGACTTTCTGGAGCGCTACGGCCGCGCCGTGTTCAAGCCCATCTACTCCACCAAGGCGCGCGGTATGCTGGTGGTGGAGAACGGGCCCGACGCCCGCGCCCGCGTCGAGGCTTTCCAGGAGCACAACCCGTTCATGTATCTGCAGCAGATGGTCAAACATCCGGGCAAGGATCTGGGCGTGGCCTTTCTGGGCGGCGAGTACCTGGCCACCTATGCCCGCGCCGGCAACAAGGACTCCTGGAACACCACCACACGCTCCGGCGGCAAGTACGAGCCGTACGAGCCCGGCGAGGAGATCATCGAGCTGGCCCATGAAGCCCAGGCCCTGTTCGGCCTCGATTTCACCTCCGTGGACGTGGTGGAGACGCCCGACGGCCCCAAGGTCTTTGAGGTCTCGGCTTTTGGAGGATTCCGCGGCCTGCGCGACGCCAACGGCATCGACGCGGCCAAGCTCTATGTGGACTATGTGCTGGGGAGGATCGGTAGATGA
- the dut gene encoding dUTP diphosphatase, with translation MQPVQNEIEVRVRFLRDGGCPYAQGDGNYDLNHATAASAGVDLKACLADQPGQAITIEPGGRFPVPTGIAIEIGMPGVAGFVFSRSGLGTKKGLTVSQGVGVIDPDYRGEIIVSLLNTSGESRTISHGDRIAQLLFLPYFAARIVPSETLSDTDRGAGGFGHTGA, from the coding sequence ATGCAACCGGTACAGAACGAGATAGAGGTCAGAGTCCGCTTCCTGCGCGACGGGGGCTGCCCATACGCCCAGGGCGACGGCAACTACGACCTGAACCACGCCACGGCCGCCTCGGCCGGGGTGGACCTCAAGGCCTGCCTGGCCGACCAGCCGGGCCAGGCAATCACCATCGAGCCGGGTGGCCGCTTCCCCGTGCCCACTGGCATTGCCATCGAGATTGGCATGCCCGGCGTGGCCGGCTTCGTCTTCTCCCGCTCCGGCCTGGGCACCAAGAAAGGGCTCACCGTCAGCCAGGGCGTCGGCGTCATCGACCCCGACTACCGCGGCGAAATCATCGTTTCGCTCCTGAACACCTCGGGCGAGTCCCGCACCATCAGTCACGGCGACCGCATCGCCCAGCTCCTGTTCCTTCCGTACTTCGCGGCCCGCATCGTGCCCAGCGAGACCCTCTCCGATACAGACCGAGGAGCGGGCGGTTTCGGGCACACGGGCGCCTGA
- the phoU gene encoding phosphate signaling complex protein PhoU has protein sequence MPTNVQTHLEQEISSLRIKVLEMAAYAEKALDKSLRALMERNSELAQEVIDKDYEINQLECEIDEFALRLLALAQPVARDLRFIVGCMRIIVNLERIGDESVNIAERSMLLAHRPPLPFSKPLEQLANACLEMLRTAIKAFKDDDPELADQVCNSDEHANELDLTVLRNLIDYMVEQTPAIERSVHTILASRSLERVGDLSTNIAECVIFIVQGVDVKHRCHRF, from the coding sequence ATGCCGACGAACGTGCAGACCCACCTGGAGCAGGAAATTTCCAGCCTGCGCATCAAAGTGCTCGAGATGGCGGCTTATGCCGAGAAAGCTCTGGACAAGTCCCTGCGGGCGCTCATGGAGCGCAACTCCGAGCTGGCGCAGGAGGTCATAGACAAGGATTACGAGATCAACCAGCTGGAGTGCGAGATCGACGAGTTCGCGCTCCGTCTGCTTGCACTGGCCCAGCCCGTGGCGCGCGACCTGCGCTTCATCGTCGGTTGCATGCGCATCATCGTGAACCTGGAGCGCATCGGCGACGAGTCCGTGAACATCGCGGAGCGTTCCATGCTGCTTGCGCACCGTCCGCCTCTGCCGTTCAGCAAGCCGCTGGAGCAGCTCGCCAATGCGTGTCTGGAGATGCTGCGCACGGCCATCAAGGCGTTCAAGGACGACGACCCCGAGCTGGCCGACCAGGTCTGCAACTCGGACGAGCACGCCAACGAGCTGGACCTGACCGTGCTGCGCAACCTCATCGACTACATGGTGGAGCAGACCCCGGCCATCGAGCGTTCCGTGCACACCATCCTCGCGTCCAGATCGCTGGAGCGTGTGGGTGATCTGTCCACGAACATTGCGGAGTGCGTGATCTTTATCGTCCAGGGTGTGGACGTGAAGCACCGTTGCCACCGGTTTTAG
- a CDS encoding GAK system CofD-like protein, translated as MSERIKVCHTVALPDPVRLARYERSPELGPRLLFFSGGTALKEFSRRLVRYTHNSIHIITPFDSGGSSAELRRAFNMIAVGDVRNRLMALSERLPGADSAIFDLFAYRLPKDEPQEELHKRLLALRDGRDPRIAAVDDPMRKLIRNHLRFFTECMKDDFDLRGASIGNLILAGGYFNYGRHIDPVIYLFSKLVDVKGTVRPVSSANLHLAAELEDGSYVVGQHMLTGKETAPIASPIKRMFLTRDMHPEGAPEPSEVHIRQKVSDLISKAEIICYPIGSFYTSLIANLLPKGVGECVSRNECPKIYIPNSAPDPEQKGMSLSGCVRVLLDTLSRSCEHECARDQLLNFMLVDTRRGQYPMPLDLAKIQRFGIEVIDADLVDDENPPYLDSNKVLAHLLSIV; from the coding sequence ATGTCCGAACGGATCAAGGTCTGCCATACCGTGGCGCTGCCCGACCCGGTGCGGCTGGCTCGCTACGAGCGCTCGCCGGAACTGGGGCCGCGGTTGCTCTTTTTCTCCGGCGGCACGGCGCTCAAGGAGTTCTCCCGCCGGCTAGTGCGCTATACGCACAACTCCATCCACATCATCACGCCGTTCGACTCCGGCGGCAGCTCGGCCGAGCTGCGGCGCGCCTTCAACATGATCGCCGTGGGCGACGTGCGCAACCGGCTGATGGCGCTTTCCGAGCGCCTGCCCGGCGCGGACTCCGCCATCTTCGACCTCTTCGCCTACCGCCTGCCCAAGGATGAGCCCCAGGAAGAGCTGCACAAACGGCTTCTTGCACTGCGCGACGGCAGGGACCCCCGCATCGCCGCGGTGGATGACCCCATGCGCAAGCTCATCCGCAACCACCTGCGCTTCTTCACGGAGTGCATGAAGGACGACTTCGACCTGCGCGGCGCCTCCATCGGCAATCTCATCCTGGCCGGCGGCTACTTCAACTACGGCCGGCACATCGACCCAGTCATCTACCTCTTCTCCAAGCTCGTGGACGTGAAGGGCACGGTGCGGCCGGTCAGCTCGGCCAATCTGCACCTCGCCGCCGAGCTGGAGGACGGCTCGTACGTCGTGGGCCAGCACATGCTCACCGGCAAGGAGACCGCACCCATCGCCTCGCCCATCAAGCGCATGTTCCTGACCCGGGACATGCATCCGGAAGGAGCGCCGGAGCCGAGCGAGGTCCACATCCGCCAGAAAGTCAGCGATCTCATCAGCAAGGCGGAGATCATCTGCTACCCCATAGGCAGCTTCTACACGAGCCTCATCGCCAACCTCCTGCCCAAGGGCGTGGGCGAGTGCGTCAGCCGCAACGAGTGCCCCAAGATCTACATTCCCAACTCGGCGCCGGACCCGGAGCAGAAGGGCATGTCCTTGTCGGGATGCGTGCGCGTGCTGCTGGATACGCTGAGCCGAAGCTGCGAGCACGAATGCGCCCGGGACCAGCTCCTCAACTTCATGCTGGTGGACACCAGGCGTGGGCAGTACCCCATGCCCCTTGATCTGGCCAAAATCCAGCGCTTTGGCATCGAGGTCATCGACGCTGATCTGGTGGACGACGAGAACCCGCCGTACCTCGATTCGAACAAGGTTCTCGCCCATCTGCTCTCCATTGTTTGA
- a CDS encoding ATP-binding protein, translating to MRGGFSFRSRVLASFLLVVFLGVLVPSWYTHRVFVEGLKDNADLEIRRLFFLVRDGLGENAAGNEATRVFGWMENVARTLRVRLALYDDTGGLIFASSGDSVADTTSLTQFPKPATLPSAGTSHTPPDALNLGVKDRSTSVYFQGDAVFASGAWPGAGELPRGRLLLGMPHYESGGWLQNIESGMYISVAAALVLAALFSLFLVRWLWGCMGETIAVAEAIGSGNYMKRLGFFKSKEFDALARSINSMAQSIEHHIRTITEQKSQIQAVLDSMREGVMVIDNRGRIRSVNRALGGILNVTEECVGKKPLEVVLSPELQRACDQALAVEAKSGPEKSDAIRMQIEPVRDTVYDVTIVPMRRQEYQDAEGGLVVVFHDISELSRLERIRRDFVANVSHELRTPLTSVKGYAETLLLGVEQGTSKPEGQKSFLEIIIKHANHMAKTVNDLLSLTRLESGKKPFDVKPVDGAKAAAQALRECEHLVEGKSVHVELDLPDTQMVNADFDRLVQVFRNLIENAVKYGVKPDQCGGSHDGVCLAARIWSRDDDGMVIFGVEDQGPGIPAGDMERIFERFYRVDKHRTKGAGSSGLGLAICKHIVEKLGGRLWAESPTATGAGTCFMFTVPKAPAFSDTETVESRPESGPGFPEHTDLEQTS from the coding sequence ATGCGCGGCGGGTTTTCGTTTCGTTCGCGAGTTCTCGCGTCCTTTCTGCTTGTGGTGTTCCTCGGTGTGCTGGTGCCGTCGTGGTATACGCACCGTGTGTTCGTGGAAGGGCTGAAGGACAACGCAGACCTGGAGATACGCCGGCTGTTCTTTCTGGTGCGCGATGGTCTGGGCGAGAACGCCGCAGGCAACGAGGCGACACGCGTCTTTGGCTGGATGGAGAACGTCGCGCGCACGCTCCGGGTGCGTCTGGCGCTGTACGACGATACGGGCGGGCTTATCTTCGCCTCGTCCGGCGACAGCGTTGCGGACACTACCTCGCTGACGCAATTTCCCAAACCCGCAACCTTGCCCTCGGCCGGGACGTCGCACACACCGCCGGATGCTCTGAACCTGGGCGTAAAAGACCGCAGCACATCTGTCTACTTCCAGGGCGACGCCGTGTTCGCCTCTGGCGCGTGGCCTGGCGCGGGCGAGCTGCCCCGGGGCCGGCTGCTGCTCGGCATGCCGCACTACGAGTCCGGCGGCTGGCTGCAGAACATCGAAAGCGGGATGTACATCTCCGTGGCCGCCGCGCTGGTGCTCGCTGCGTTGTTCAGTCTGTTTCTGGTGCGCTGGCTGTGGGGCTGTATGGGCGAGACCATCGCCGTGGCCGAGGCTATCGGGTCCGGCAACTACATGAAACGGCTGGGCTTCTTCAAGAGCAAGGAGTTTGACGCCCTGGCCCGGTCCATCAACTCCATGGCGCAGTCCATCGAGCACCACATCCGCACGATAACCGAGCAGAAATCGCAGATCCAGGCCGTGCTGGACTCCATGCGCGAAGGGGTCATGGTCATAGACAACCGGGGCCGCATTCGCAGCGTGAACCGCGCCCTGGGCGGCATACTCAACGTGACAGAGGAGTGTGTGGGCAAGAAGCCTCTGGAAGTGGTGCTGTCCCCGGAGCTGCAACGCGCCTGCGACCAGGCCCTGGCCGTGGAGGCCAAATCCGGGCCCGAAAAGTCCGATGCCATACGCATGCAGATAGAGCCTGTGCGCGATACGGTTTACGATGTGACCATCGTCCCCATGCGCCGGCAGGAGTACCAGGACGCGGAAGGGGGCCTTGTGGTGGTGTTCCACGACATCAGCGAGCTCTCGCGCCTGGAGCGCATCCGCCGAGACTTTGTGGCCAATGTTTCGCACGAGCTGCGTACGCCCCTCACCTCGGTGAAGGGCTACGCCGAGACGCTGCTCCTGGGCGTAGAGCAGGGCACGTCCAAGCCGGAAGGGCAGAAGAGCTTTCTGGAAATTATTATCAAGCACGCCAACCACATGGCCAAGACAGTCAACGATCTGCTCAGCCTGACGCGGCTGGAGAGCGGCAAGAAGCCATTCGACGTCAAGCCGGTGGACGGCGCCAAGGCCGCGGCCCAGGCCCTGCGCGAGTGCGAGCACCTGGTCGAGGGAAAAAGCGTGCACGTCGAGCTGGATCTGCCGGATACGCAGATGGTGAACGCGGACTTTGACAGGCTTGTGCAGGTGTTCCGCAACCTTATAGAAAATGCTGTGAAGTACGGCGTCAAGCCGGACCAATGCGGCGGCTCCCACGACGGAGTCTGCCTAGCTGCGCGAATCTGGAGCCGCGACGACGACGGTATGGTCATCTTCGGGGTGGAGGACCAGGGTCCGGGCATTCCAGCCGGGGACATGGAGCGCATCTTCGAGCGTTTTTACCGGGTGGATAAGCACCGCACCAAAGGAGCTGGTTCATCCGGACTGGGGTTGGCCATTTGCAAGCATATCGTGGAAAAACTCGGCGGACGGCTCTGGGCGGAAAGCCCGACCGCGACCGGTGCGGGCACGTGTTTCATGTTCACCGTGCCCAAGGCCCCCGCCTTTTCCGACACTGAGACGGTGGAAAGCCGTCCGGAATCCGGCCCGGGGTTTCCAGAACACACGGACCTCGAGCAGACGAGTTAG
- a CDS encoding response regulator, with protein sequence MSNDEVLVIEDDEDILQLLTFNLESAGYEVSSAMDGYEGLVEARRRQPGLIILDIMLPSMDGFEICKELKRKQETASIPVIMLTARGEEVDRIVGLELGADDYVIKPFSPRELLLRVKAIMKRIQPGDAQRSKWQKDGLSVDLDAHRVEVDDEEVPLTATEFKLLAELLKRQGRVQTRDQLLNTVWGYEFEGYARTVDTHVRRLRQKLGPYASYVETVRGVGYRFKE encoded by the coding sequence ATGTCCAATGATGAAGTGCTAGTTATCGAAGACGACGAAGATATCCTGCAGCTGCTCACCTTCAACCTGGAGAGCGCGGGGTACGAGGTTTCCTCGGCCATGGACGGCTACGAGGGGCTCGTGGAAGCCCGGCGCAGACAGCCCGGTCTCATAATCCTGGACATCATGCTGCCCTCGATGGACGGGTTCGAGATCTGCAAAGAGCTTAAGCGCAAGCAGGAGACCGCATCCATACCCGTGATCATGCTCACGGCGCGCGGCGAAGAGGTGGACAGGATTGTCGGCCTGGAGCTCGGCGCGGACGACTACGTGATCAAGCCGTTCAGCCCGCGGGAGCTGTTGCTCCGGGTCAAGGCGATCATGAAGCGCATCCAGCCGGGCGATGCACAGCGTTCCAAGTGGCAGAAGGACGGCTTGTCCGTGGATCTCGACGCGCACCGCGTGGAGGTGGACGACGAGGAGGTCCCGCTGACGGCGACCGAGTTCAAGCTGCTGGCCGAGCTGTTGAAGCGCCAGGGCCGCGTCCAGACCAGGGACCAGCTGCTCAACACCGTGTGGGGCTACGAGTTTGAAGGGTACGCGCGCACTGTGGATACGCACGTGCGGCGGTTGCGGCAGAAGCTCGGTCCCTACGCGTCCTATGTGGAAACCGTGCGCGGCGTGGGCTACAGGTTCAAGGAGTAG